From the Desulfopila inferna genome, one window contains:
- a CDS encoding protein-L-isoaspartate(D-aspartate) O-methyltransferase, which produces MTTDFERAREKMVKEQIIGRGIHDRKVLAAMRKVPRHLFVAEELQGLSYADRPLPIDMQQTISQPYMVALMTEALELSGDEKVLEIGTGSGYQAAVLAEICKIVYSVESFPGLHEKASALLRGLGYKNVVTTVADGTRGWPQHQPYDAIIVTAGAPDIPTPLLDQLAEGGRLLIPVGNHVSQQLKKVIRLADGFSEEMLLGCQFVPLRGEHGW; this is translated from the coding sequence ATGACAACAGACTTCGAACGGGCTCGGGAAAAAATGGTAAAGGAGCAGATCATCGGCCGGGGGATACATGATCGTAAGGTTCTTGCAGCAATGAGAAAAGTTCCCCGGCACCTTTTTGTAGCTGAAGAACTCCAAGGTCTGTCCTATGCCGACAGGCCCCTGCCCATAGACATGCAGCAAACTATTTCACAACCGTATATGGTTGCTCTGATGACTGAAGCACTTGAATTGTCAGGAGACGAAAAAGTACTGGAAATCGGTACAGGCAGCGGTTATCAGGCGGCTGTTCTTGCTGAAATCTGCAAGATTGTGTATTCAGTCGAGTCGTTCCCTGGGCTTCATGAAAAAGCATCGGCACTGCTCCGAGGCCTTGGATACAAAAATGTGGTCACTACGGTTGCCGACGGGACCCGGGGCTGGCCCCAACATCAGCCCTACGATGCTATCATCGTTACAGCCGGCGCCCCGGATATCCCCACCCCCCTTCTCGACCAGCTCGCCGAAGGCGGCAGGCTGCTGATACCGGTTGGAAACCATGTGTCGCAGCAGCTCAAAAAAGTTATCCGGCTCGCTGATGGGTTCAGTGAAGAGATGCTTCTCGGATGCCAGTTTGTCCCGTTACGCGGGGAGCATGGCTGGTAG